A genomic segment from Nicotiana tabacum cultivar K326 chromosome 9, ASM71507v2, whole genome shotgun sequence encodes:
- the LOC107817290 gene encoding uncharacterized protein LOC107817290 — protein MYILAGTDYFSRWAESAPLKEVKKETVANFIKSNINFRYSIPRYIITDNGMPFDNKFVRSLCEKFGFKQHKSSMYNAPANGLAKAFNKTLGNLLKKVVAKNMRDWHEKRLCGHTGQPSELLHNQLLTLWCMA, from the coding sequence ATGTACATATTGGCTGGCACAGACTACTTCTCTAGATGGGCTGAATCTGCTCCACTCaaggaagtaaaaaaggaaaCTGTTGCCAATTTTATCAAGTCGAATATAAATTTTAGGTATAGCATACCAAGATACATAATCACTGATAATGGAATGCCATTTGACAACAAGTTCGTAAGGAGTCTGTGCGAGAAGTTCGGTTTCAAGCAACATAAGTCTTCAATGTATAATGCACCTGCCAACGGCCTTGCTAAAGCTTTTAATAAGACGCTTGGTAaccttttgaagaaagttgttgcaAAGAACATGAGAGACTGGCATGAGAAAAGGCTTTGTGGGCATACCGGACAACCTTCAGAACTGCTACACAATCAACTCCTTACTCTTTGGTGTATGGCGTAG